From a region of the Drosophila ananassae strain 14024-0371.13 chromosome XL, ASM1763931v2, whole genome shotgun sequence genome:
- the LOC116656398 gene encoding uncharacterized protein LOC116656398 has protein sequence MWLAGNMTIRLFDINESPQKKGGRPKLTYEAAGKRLKIKLASELAIENQNSTPLLLHAANISARKSTENEVIKKSDRTGLLAPSPITPEKAFAFFMENGFTKQQYINVKQLSKQHGCDIYPSYSKIAEEKLKCRPAGIECTENEAKVSMQNLLNHTASRILLMQKEVCEILSDVTQCTLIFSYGFDGSTGHSLYKQKLSIAESQSLDDSLFVTSIIPIKMIDQKQRVIWLNKSPQSIRFCRPLKIAYLKETTSLILEEKENLDNQIKNLDLYVHAFQSNAIFVKFDGHLTLIDGKVLNILTGTNSCQSCPMCGAKPTQLLTTSDFYSKIFVMKPHTDQYGLSSLHAWIRFFEFLLKISYRIELRKWHVKGNDKIELEARKYKVQAAFWKDMGLHVDKPRQNGSGNTNDGNTARRAFSNPKLLSSILGIDHNLIQRLHIILIAINCHYPINSEKFKLFCFETFTIYRSNYFWYPMSPTVHKILVHGYIIIEKSIVPVGSLAESASEARHKLFKADRQNHARKCSRIDNMSDVFHRAMDSSDPLLSSSWFTKTNRMPLPAEVVDLLDSPIISPGVGHKNGSTSQNSCAEDTDEENGNDDVSDTFEIELEEEVPDDIEN, from the coding sequence ATGTGGCTAGCCGGCAATATGACTATACGACTTTTTGATATAAATGAATCCCCACAGAAGAAAGGTGGTCGTCCGAAATTGACATATGAAGCTGCTGGTAAACGACTCAAAATAAAGCTGGCATCTGAACTTGcgatagaaaatcaaaattcaaCCCCTTTGTTACTACACGCTGCTAACATTTCTGCCAGAAAATCAACTGAAAATGaagttataaaaaaatctGATAGAACTGGATTGCTGGCTCCGAGTCCAATTACTCCTGAAAAGGCATTCgctttttttatggaaaatgggtTTACTAAGCAGCAATACATAAATGTAAAACAACTTAGTAAACAACATGGCTGCGACATTTACCCCTCTTATTCGAAAATAGCCGAggagaaattaaaatgtagaCCTGCTGGAATAGAATGCACCgaaaatgaagcaaaagttTCCATGCAAAACTTATTGAACCATACCGCTTCAAGAATATTACTGATGCAAAAGGAAGTTTGTGAAATACTTTCAGATGTTACTCAgtgtactcttatttttagcTATGGGTTTGATGGGTCTACTGGTCACAGtttatacaaacaaaaattaagcatCGCAGAGTCTCAATCTTTAGATGATTCTCTATTTGTTACATCAATTATTCCCATAAAAATGATAgatcaaaaacaaagagtCATTTGGTTAAATAAATCGCCTCAGTCCATACGATTTTGCCGTCCTCTAAAAATAGCATACTTAAAGGAAACAACGTCTCTTAtattagaagaaaaagaaaacttggACAATCAGATTAAAAACCTGGATTTATACGTGCATGCTTTTCAATCGaatgcaatttttgtaaaattcgaTGGGCACCTAACACTTATAGACGGCAAggtcttaaatatattaacagGAACAAATTCCTGCCAGTCGTGTCCAATGTGTGGGGCAAAGCCCACCCAGCTTCTTACTACAAGTgatttttattccaaaatatttgttatgaAGCCACATACGGATCAGTATGGATTAAGTTCCCTTCATGCATGGATTCGCTTTTTTGAATTCTTGCTTAAAATATCATACAGAATTGAGCTTAGAAAGTGGCATGTTAAGGGAAATGACAAAATCGAATTGGAGGCACGAAAATATAAAGTTCAAGCAGCGTTTTGGAAAGATATGGGGCTTCATGTGGACAAGCCGAGACAAAATGGCAGTGGCAATACAAATGACGGAAATACGGCGAGGCGGGCATTCTCCAACCCAAAATTATTGTCCTCTATACTAGGAATAGATCACAATTTGATTCAGCGCCTACATATAATTTTGATAGCCATAAATTGTCATTACCCTATAAATTCAGAAAAGTTCAAATTATTCTGTTTTGAAACTTTTACTATATATAGGAGCAATTATTTTTGGTACCCCATGTCGCCAACAGTACACAAAATTTTAGTACATGGATACAttatcattgaaaaatcaattGTTCCTGTTGGCTCCTTAGCAGAAAGTGCATCAGAAGCAAGACACAAGCTTTTCAAGGCTGACCGGCAAAATCATGCCAGAAAATGTAGCCGGATTGACAATATGTCAGATGTCTTTCACAGAGCTATGGATTCGTCTGATCCTTTACTGTCTAGTTCTTGGTTCACAAAAACCAACAGGATGCCTCTGCCAGCAGAGGTTGTCGATCTTTTGGATTCGCCAATCATATCCCCAGGTGTTGGCCACAAAAACGGAAGTACATCCCAAAACTCGTGCGCAGAAGACACAGATGAAGAAAATGGCAACGATGATGTAAGTGACACTTTTGAAATCGAATTAGAGGAAGAGGTACCAGACGatattgaaaactaa